The following DNA comes from Mycolicibacterium lutetiense.
CGAGTTCGGCCCTGGCCTTGTCGGGGTCGAAGGCCACCGCGGCGGCGTTGTCCTGGTAACCCTGCTGACCCGCCACGAAGATGTGATTGTTCAGCGGTACCGGGTTGTCGGTGAGACCCCGCTGGGTGATGTTGGCGATGGCCTGCCGGTCGATGCCTTTGGCGACGGCACCGCGCAGCGCCGGATCGGCCAGGATCGACCCGGGAGCGCCGTTGAACGTCAGGTGGTACCAGCTGGCCGACGGTGCCCGCCGGATGCTGATGCCCGGGGTCTTGCGGGCAATGGTCAGTTCGTCCAGCGAGGCGGTGCCGGTGGCGTCGATCGTGTTGTTCTGCAGTGCCGGTATGCGTGCGGAGTCGTCGAGCACCAGATAGGTGATCGTGTCCAACAGTGGCGGGGCGCCCCACCATTTCGGGTTGCGGCTCAATGTGATCCGCTGCGCGCCCCGGTCGATGTTGGACACCATGAACGGGCCGGCCGACGGTCCGGGTTGGGTGAGTTGGGCTTTGTTGAATGCCTCAGGAGTGGCGGTCATGCTCTTGGGCAGAAGTCGGCCGTTGCCGGCGAACATGCCCTTCCAGTCCGCGTACGGTTTGGCGAAGGTCATCACGGCCTGTCGGTCGTCCACACCGCGGGTCACCGAGGCCACCCGCTCGCTGCCGCTGGGGGCGGCGATGACGAACGCGGGGTTCTTCCCGCTGTTGGCCTCGGTCTGGGACTTGATGTCCTCCCAGGTGATCGGAGTGCCGTCGGACCAGACCGCCTTGGGGTTGATCGTGTAGGTGACCACTTGGGGGTTGGTACCGGTCAGTTCGACGTTGGTGAAGTAGTCGGTGTTCACCGTCGCCGTTCCGTCGGCGGCGATCACGAAGGCGCGGGGCATCGTGGGCCTGGTGAGCGAGCCGACATCGCCGGTGTTGCCGTCGAGGTGCAGTGGGTTGAAATTCGACGGGAATTCGGTCAGGGCCAGGCGCAGGTTGCCGCCCTGGCGCAGGTTCGCCACGTCCTGGGGGTTGATGTCGTTGGTGGTGCCGACCTCGGCGTTACCGCCCGCCGGCGGGGTTTCCCGGTCGCCACCCGAACACCCGGCCAGGGCCAGTGTGGTGACTGCTGCGACGATGGCGAAACGCTGGAGCTTGAACCCGTTGAACCCGTTCACCCCGTCGATGCTAATTGCCTGTGACGGGTTGCGGCACCGCCGCCAGCAACTTGCGGGTGTAGGGGTGCTGTGGGGCGTCGAACACGGCATCGCCGGAACCCTGTTCGACGACCGCGCCCTGGTACATCACCGCGACGTCATGGGCCAGGTGCTTGACCACCGACAGGTCGTGCGACACGAACAGATAGGCCAGCCCGAACCGGTCCTGCAGATCGAGCAACAGGTTGATGATCCCGGCCTGGATGGAGACGTCGAGCGCGGAGACCGGTTCGTCGAGCGCGATGATCTTGGGCTGCAGTGCCAGGGCCCGGGCGATCCCGATGCGCTGCTTCTGGCCACCGGAGAATTCGGCTGGGTAGCGGCTCGCGTCGGCGCGCCGCAGGCCCACCAATTCAAGTAACTCGGCCACCCGCTCGTCGATCCGTGGCTTGTCGAAACCGTTGGCGGTCAACGGCTCGGCCAACACATCCGACACCGGCAGCCGCGGGTCCAGCGAGGCCACCGGATCCTGGAACACCACCTGGAGGTCGGTGCGCAGGGCCCGGCGGGTCCTGCGGCTCAGGGTGGCCACGTCGGAGCCGAGTACTTCGATCGAACCGGATTGTGGTGCAGACAGATTCAGGATCTGGTGCAACGTGGTGGACTTGCCGG
Coding sequences within:
- a CDS encoding ABC transporter family substrate-binding protein is translated as MNGFNGFKLQRFAIVAAVTTLALAGCSGGDRETPPAGGNAEVGTTNDINPQDVANLRQGGNLRLALTEFPSNFNPLHLDGNTGDVGSLTRPTMPRAFVIAADGTATVNTDYFTNVELTGTNPQVVTYTINPKAVWSDGTPITWEDIKSQTEANSGKNPAFVIAAPSGSERVASVTRGVDDRQAVMTFAKPYADWKGMFAGNGRLLPKSMTATPEAFNKAQLTQPGPSAGPFMVSNIDRGAQRITLSRNPKWWGAPPLLDTITYLVLDDSARIPALQNNTIDATGTASLDELTIARKTPGISIRRAPSASWYHLTFNGAPGSILADPALRGAVAKGIDRQAIANITQRGLTDNPVPLNNHIFVAGQQGYQDNAAAVAFDPDKARAELDALGWIVPDGRQFREKDGKELVIRNVFYDAGSTRQVAQIAQNMLGQIGVNLKLDTKPGTGFFTNYIIKGDFDIAQFAFLGDAFPLSSLTQIYAQDGASNFGKIGSPEIDAKIEQTLEELDPAKALALANELDQMLFAEVFSLPLFQSPGNVAVRSSLANFGAPGLADTDYTKVGFLK